The Acanthopagrus latus isolate v.2019 chromosome 13, fAcaLat1.1, whole genome shotgun sequence genome contains a region encoding:
- the LOC119031497 gene encoding C2 domain-containing protein 2 yields the protein MSDFESSGSYFGLEDPQWLCMVTLFVASVVTLVLYFVQYFQQRGAGTERRAAADSAAKEEAASLLGWALSLKSWKGQWRGAWCRALTDESRKRGGPVLLTFEEDDAEASELMVSQVSSFQKSARNKEASCSVVGEALQFSVGAAQTAMAPADPCKYTVCIAPLELQLDLQMREADDEVKVSWGVSQLETAELQVTPAATQDNPSASRVAAVTEQLRQLLCATRPSVMLSCRPAQASEVKEAHNNMVSPPKPPRAHDWKLLVKNTRVTLNQEEDAAGSMNPLCVLRLDDPPQRFNTPVLKNTTNPAWDQPFIFELNGLSKELIVQLVNDGQPQENCLLGQVSVPFDLVKKHPKGQQTFALMTKDKVTGSLTTEFTYLEPSEVRSWHPPTPASSKRVEMDRTVMPCGTVVTTITAVKSKPGRPLPLGLNIDPVHKAVVNKPKLAERRVSEQASMLGATVSKALSSSDTELLMLNGTDPVAEAAIRQLHQSAKQKLKSPVKKSTIIISGIAKTPLSQDDELALMAGYAAAMDASMSEGGSTQDVTTAIATGTSSPPDESEPQEGPSGIGRPPEDWESQTGEELDHTSLSMCVSEASCKKSRGSFLQKSAKLFFRRRHQRKDPGMSQSHNDLVYLESPAAVERASRTATLSRMLNRKSKNKSKANGSTSTGEPRA from the exons ATGTCCGACTTCGAAAGTTCCGGTTCGTACTTCGGTTTGGAGGATCCGCAGTGGCTATGCATGGTCACGCTTTTCGTCGCGTCCGTGGTCACCCTGGTGCTCTACTTCGTGCAGTATTTCCAGCAGAGGGGTGCGGGGACGGAGCGGCGAGCAGCGGCGGACAGCGCGGCGAAGGAGGAAGCCGCCTCGCTGCTGGGATGGGCGCTGTCACTGAAGAGCTGGAAGGGTCAGTGGAGAGGAGCCTGGTGCAGGGCTCTGACTGACGAATCGAGGAAGCGTGGG GGCCCTGTTCTTTTGACGTTCGAAGAGGATGACGCCGAGGCATCCGAGCTCATGGTCAGCCAAGTGTCCAGCTTTCAGAAGTCCGCCAGAAACAAG GAAGCTTCCTGCAGCGTGGTCGGGGAGGCTCTTCAGTTCTCAGTCGGCGCAGCACAGACGGCAATGGCTCCAGCAGATCCTTGTAAATACACAGTGTGTATAGCTCCGCTGGAGCTGCAG CTTGATCTACAGATGCGAGAAGCTGATGATGAGGTGAAGGTGAGCTGGGGAGTGTCTCAGCTAGAGACGGCGGAGCTTCAGGTGACGCCCGCTGCCACCCAG GACAATCCCAGTGCTTCCAGAGTAGCGGCCGTTACAGAGCAGTTGAGGCAGCTGTTATGCGCAACCCGTCCCTCTGTGATGCTGAGCTGCAGGCCTGCTCAGGCCTCAGAGGTCAAG GAAGCCCACAATAATATGGTTTCACCCCCCAAACCCCCCCGCGCCCACGACTGGAAGCTGCTGGTGAAGAACACCCGAGTGACACTGAATCAGGAGGAAGATGCTGCAG gCAGCATGaatcctctgtgtgtgctgaggcTAGATGATCCTCCACAGAGGTTTAACACCCCTGTTTTGAAGAACACAACCAATCCTGCCTGGGACCAACCGTTCATCTT TGAATTGAATGGACTTTCGAAAGAGCTCATTGTTCAATTGGTGAATGATGGACAACCTCAAGAAA ATTGCTTACTTGGTCAGGTGTCAGTGCCTTTCGATCTTGTAAAGAAGCACCCCAAAGGACAGCAAACATTTGCACTCATGACCAAAGACAAAGTGACTGGATCACTTACTACTGAG TTTACCTACCTGGAGCCCAGTGAGGTGAGGTCCTGGCACCCTCCCACCCCAGCCTCCAGTAAGAGGGTTGAGATGGACCGGACGGTCATGCCCTGTGGCACCGTGGTTACCACCATCACCGCGGTGAAGAGCAAGCCAGGTCGGCCTCTCCCTCTTGGACTCAACATAG ATCCTGTCCACAAAGCAGTGGTCAACAAGCCCAAGCTCGCGGAGCGTCGCGTTTCAGAGCAGGCGTCTATGCTGGGGGCCACAGTCAGCAAGGCCCTGTCCTCTTCTGATACCGAGCTGCTGATGCTCAACGGCACAGACCCGGTGGCCGAGGCCGCCATCAGACAGCTCCACCAGTCGGCCAAGCAGAAGCTCAAGTCCCCGGTGAAGAAGAGCACCATCATCATCTCCGGCATCGCCAAA aCACCCTTGTCTCAGGATGATGAGCTCGCTCTGATGGCGGGCTACGCTGCGGCGATGGACGCCTCGATGTCAGAGGGCGGCTCCACTCAGGATGTGACTACAGCGATTGCGACAGGGACCAGCAGCCCCCCGGACGAGTCCGAGCCTCAGGAGGGCCCCAGTGGAATCGGCCGGCCTCCAGAGGACTGGGAGAGCCAGACCGGAGAGGAACTAGATCACACATCGCtatccatgtgtgtgtctgaggcgAGCTGCAAGAAGAGTAGAG GCAGCTTCCTTCAGAAGAGTGCCAAGCTCTTCTTCCGGCGGCGTCACCAGCGCAAGGACCCGGGGATGAGCCAGTCGCACAATGACCTGGTGTACCTGGAGTCTCCGGCAGCAGTGGAGCGGGCCAGCCGGACAGCCACGCTCAGCCGCATGCTCAACCGCAAGAGTAAGAATAAGAGCAAAGCCAACGGCTCTACCTCCACGGGGGAGCCACGCGCGTGA
- the atg101 gene encoding autophagy-related protein 101, whose product MNCRSEVLEVTVEARQVEEAMLALLHTILLHRSTGKFHYKKEGTYSIGTVGTLDIDCDFIDFTFVRVSSEELDRVIRKAVSEFKDALSNSGSDGMGQISLEFYQKKKSRWPFSDECIPWEVWSIKVNVVNLANEQERQICREKVGEKLGEKVINVVEVINRHEYLPKMPTQSEVDNVFDTSLKDVQPYLYKITFQITDSLGTSVSTTMRRLIKDTLAL is encoded by the exons ATGAATTGCCGCTCGGAAGTCCTAGAGGTAACAGTGGAGGCGAGGCAGGTGGAGGAAGCTATGCTGGCTTTGCTGCATACTATTTTACTCCACCGCAGCACCGGAAAATTTCACTACAAAAAGGAGGGCACCTACTCCATCGGTACCGTGGGCACGCTGGACATCGACTGTGACTTCATCGATTTTACCTTTGTCAGGGTGTCCTCGGAGGAGCTGGACAGGGTGATCAGGAAAGCGGTGTCTGAATTCAAG GATGCCCTGAGCAACTCTGGCAGCGACGGCATGGGGCAGATCTCCCTGGAGTTCTACCAGAAGAAGAAGTCTCGCTGGCCTTTTTCAGACGAGTGCATTCCCTGGGAAGTGTGGAGCATCAAGGTCAACGTTGTCAACCTGGCCAACGAGCAGGAGAGACAGATTTGCAGGGAGAAAGTGGGTGAGAAGCTGGGCGAGAAGGTGATCAACGTTGTTGAGGTGATCAATCGCCACGAGTACCTGCCAAAGATGCCCACCCAGTCTGAAGTGGACAACGTTTTTGACACCAGTCTCAAAGATGTCCAGCCTTACCTTTACAAAATCACATTCCAGATCACTGACTCTCTGGGCACCTCTGTGAGCACAACCATGAGAAGGCTGATCAAAGACACCCTGGCACTGTGA